Part of the Gigantopelta aegis isolate Gae_Host chromosome 15, Gae_host_genome, whole genome shotgun sequence genome is shown below.
ACTGCttccatctccaacaggttgatgtgacgactcctctctgaaggagtccacacccctgacagatgttgatccaaaaggtgtgcaccgaacccctcgagggaagcatcggtaaacaggaccaactctggagaaagtgggtgtaaaggaacggcctgggacatacacttgtccactagacacTCTTGGATCGGAAGAATGAACCAAGGCCCCAATGGTATCAGCAAATCCCAGCTGAGACCATCCCACACTCGGGACAAATGCCACTGAAGCGGTCTCTTGAACCGTCTGAACCGCACATTCAGTGCCGCCAGCGATTCGAGAtggcctatcaacacatggagcgTGCGCACTGACGCACTATGCTCCACCAGAAGACGTTGCGCCAACGTCCTGAAATTGTGAAGTCGCGAATCCGTCGGAAGAACGGACACCTCCACAAGGTTGAAAACCACCCCGAGATAAGTGAAAACCTGCGTTGGCACTAATTCCGACTTGACGCAATTGGTTAATAAACCCCAATCGGAGAATCATGTCGATCACGAACTCCACGCCCACGAGACATGCCGTCTGTGACGCCGCCGGAATTAACCAATCGTCCAGGTAATTGTGCATCCAACAGATGTACACGCCCCACCACTGCCTTTACTACCCGAGTAAAGACGTGAGGGCTTGTGGCCAATCCGAACGGCAGAACTTGAAACTCGTAAGTTCTGCCGTCGTAGAGGAACCGcaagtacttccaaaaatcccgatGGATTGGAACATGCAGGTAAGCGTCCTTCAAATTGATGGACGCCGCCCATTCCCCCACCTGAAGCAAAGCGCGAACAGACTGAACCGtctccatcttcatagatggaataaCGACGAAATAATTCAGCGGCTTCAGATTTAGAATTGGTCGCCACTCGTCATTCTTCTTCTGGGTGAAGAACAGATGGGAGTAAAATCCCGGAGTGCCCAAATCCACCTCCTGGATGGCTTTCTTGTCGAGAAACTTGACAACCATCTTCTCCACCAGTACTTGTTTGTCGACAGGCGGTACTGCAGGTAACCGGGGGGAGGACGTCAGTGGAGACGGTGAAGAAAACGGAATTCTGTATCCGTTGCGGACAACCGACAAAACCCATGGGTCCAGATCTGGCAGTTCGCACCAACTTTGAACCtccgtaagcagatgtcgattgTCCACGCACCCTCATCCCGGCCGCTTCCCACCCCTGGGCGCCTTGCCCCGAGCGGAACCACGAAAACGTGCCGGCTTCCCCTGAAAACGTCCCTGTTTCGATGAACCACGGGCATTACCAGACTGCACGCCCGAATCAGACACCACAGGGATCTGATAACTGTCAAGAAAAGTCGATTTCTTAACAGGTGGAGGCTTAAAAGTAGATGCCGTCTGGCGCTTACGAGCAGTTCGGGACGGAACAGCAGGGACGAATTTCGCCGCTTCTTGGTCCATGACCAAGTTAAAATTGGTCCCAAAAAGTAAGGTTTCCCTTACTGAGCGACTACGAAAGTAGGTTTTAACCACACCCGTCGCTCTCAGTCCTGCCAGGTAGTGATCCCGACGCAGAAGTAGACTGTTGGCAAAAACACGCCCAGCAAGCTGAGCGACGTGATGAGAGGCTTTAGAAGCCGCCAACAAACAACCCTTAGCCATCGGCGGAAGACCCGTGACTGCTTTATCTaacccaaataggaacgtacctaaatggttattgacttgaaaaagaagtttagataacctctccaaagtctctaaatccgtgagtggcacactgacattaggagatgggtggcagtctgccttcaccctagcggaaacgaccgctggatgtgaaaggaaggaagctcCCAATGTCTTATACAAAGACTTGGACAAAACCTTCGCCGCAGACAACAGTTTCCCGGTAGCTAACGCTAACGCTAACGTCGCTAAAGGCCGGTTTCCAAACGAAACACCCTTGTAAGACTGAACAGCCTCCTCCGACGGAATTGCATCCGCGCACACCAGTCGGACCTGTTCCCGTACAAAACCAAGAACCACCTGGTAATCATAATCGCCGTCTGGCGTACCATCGGCCAAATTGGGAATCTCGTCAAGCACCGAACCTGGTGCCAACCCTTCCCCCGAACCACACACTGATTCGGAGGGAAAATCGTCTTCCGAAGAAGAAATTTTTTCAAACGACGCGCCATGCGCTGACCGTAATGGAAACGAAACTGCATGGGCAGGACGATGCGGACCGGCCGAATCTGCAAACTGGTCCAACCCCGGTCTCGCTGGAAACCCCGGCGGTGGAGGGACTGGTGGAGGCGATTCCCCTAGCCAGGCCATGAAATtctcaaaaagagaaacatagtcCCCCCGAGTCCGCCCCTGAGGGCGACCCGAAACCATCGGACCCTGAACGAAAGGTTCCGCCCACGCAGTCGAGGGATAACGCCTGGAACCTCTACCCCGATCTGACAGGTCCGGATTGACCATCGGTGTAGACACAGGCGCACCCAAGAAAGCTGCAGTTTCCCTGATCCCTGCCGAAACAGACCACGGGACTGGTGGTGTCGGTTGAACCGAACCGTCAGGAAATTCGTACACGTACGAATCCTGCGCCGAATTCTGAACCCAACGTACCACGTGTGGATTAGCCAACCCAGTTGACGTAGCCACATGCGAACGATCTAAAAGTTGATGACGCTGTACAGGCGCCCCAACAACAGAAGGGACGCCCACTGGCGTCGCACCCGAAACAACGCCACCCGGCTCCGTGACTGAGACAACGTTGTAAGACTTCGCGATTTCGCCAAGTGGCTCGATCACCGAAGTAGCGCCGAAAGATGCGTTGGCCGAAACGGCGCCCTCGGACGCCACGACCAACCCTGCACCAGAAATCTGGTGAGCCAAACGGCGCCGCGAAGCGGACTTCATTCTAGAGCTAATCGACCTCTCCACAGAAGGACCAATAACCCTGCCCCCATCAGCAAGATGGGAGTCGGAACTGAGAGACACAGTCATTCCTGCCACGACTGCACTCCCTCCGACTGACGCCCCCGTTACAACCGTAACCGGCGCCGCCTCCACTGACGGAGGCAAAAGCAAATCCCCAGGTCGAACGGAGCCCGACCTGGAAGAAACCTTCCGTGCTTCAGCCGAAATAGGGAGCAACAGCGCCCCCTCCGCGCCAAGCGGCACTTCGGGTTTACTGGTATCACCATGAAGATGGCGAACAGACGAGGAGGCTCCCTTGCGCCTACCACTTGTCCGCGAGCTCTTTGAACTGGTCACCGACTTGCCGACAGCCGGCAAATCGGTATGGAGCACGACCCCGAAGGTTGCCACTGTGCTCCGCTCGTCCCGTTCACGTCTAATCATCCTCTTTCGCTCGGCGTCTTTTGACAGCTTCTTAGCCTTCCCCCACGTGGAGGGGgaccaatttacacagatatgacactggcgttcaaaacaacaagaacgacaTGCCcgacacaaatatcacagaattttacgaatactgaattttactcaaaacttcaattttgtgctgtattggccattctcaaagagaatgttacacccctgcaccacggtgaggttacagcacacgcaggggccatTCATTCCGAAGAACATATGgcagttattataaaaatgtaacagtATGTTCTGCACATATTTCATCAATATATGAATGTTcacatgaatacatgtataaaatagtATAGCAATTAATATTCAAAGCATCTGAGTTTAAGTGGATTGAATCTGTTCAGACTTCATTTGAACAATATACATCATTGGATCAACATCATGCCCTGAGTGTGGGAACAGTTTTCCCCAGATTTGATAATATACAAAGACACCGGTGACAGATGCACCAAGAAGAAACTCCTCATCCTACGCAATTCCTCTCAtatccctcctcctcctcaattCCTCATATCCCTCCTCAATTCCTCTCATATCCCTCCTCCTTCTCAATTCCTTTCTCATATCCCTCCTCCTTCTCAATTCCTTTCTCATATCCCTCCTTCTCAATTCCTGTCTCATATCCCTCCTCGTCCTCTTCAATTCCTCTCATATCCCTCCTTCTCCTCAATTTCACCCTCCTCCTCAACGGTCTTTGTCATCCCCAGTTGGCAACCTCAAGATTATCAACTGAACAATATGTGTATTGTCCCCAGCTCATTTTGAgatgccagggttggggtgccctgattcatcgcctcacagaagattaattaaattatacacgCTAAATACTAGGAGTACATACACTTTGTGGTAGTatgctgattatagtaatagtaatacttgttcaaataatgtacatggtgatatatttaatattaatgcatatgtacatgtagatagtagtattataaatagctagttaatagaaatatatttaaataggctggttggtgtaatggggacataaaataaatatatatatttaataaatatataataaatatataagtttagaaagaaagaatgttaaaaagaaaagttgTGGCAGGCTTGTATTTGTTGCATATTGAGGTTATGTCAGGTTTaggttttaatataattaatttgatataatttgATAAAGTCtaggttttaatgtatatattgaaaTTGATTTTAGGCAAGTCTAACTCAAATAAAGCACAGACCGTGCATGAGCAAAGTTCACTAGCACATGAACTCTTTCTATTGTCTGAGTATGaacttttccttttcttttctgcCTCAAATCAGTTGCTACATTCTGGAGCCGAGGTAGGGACACAAAGACTTCGTGATTGGGACGTGTGCCCTGTGACTCGTTCGTTGTGACAAGATGGATGCCACACCTCTCCTAGGTCGTAATCTACAGACAACTTCAGAACATTCCGGAAGTGACGTGATGTAATACAGTGATAGATGATTCatgactttaaacattttatagttTAAATATTTGAATTCAAAACTTTACGGTGATGTGTATTTTGTGATTTTGTAATTTCATGAACTGGACAGACTGAGTCATCAACAAGAACTGGACAGACTGAGTTGTGTTTTCTTAAAGGTAGGCAACttaaacaagagccttatgtgttggaaagatgcatacccagaccaccaacacatactgacactttagcaaatgaaaaacgcgtaattttagagttaataaaaaaccacgattattcctgctaactgggggcagccattttgtttcgtttttgtgacgtcctgtgggatagcttggggcgaagtgacgtcagctcctgaccatctcctgtatgtacagtgtaaacaaaagcagtaattttcgacaaggtgcttctctttgatcaacctgacttgtaaaacagcataaatgacgtaataatataataaactatttaactaaatatatttcaagttgcattaatggaACAAATACACTCCTGCCAAttaggaatcacaggtagaagcaactaacagcatagaccaattaactaagaaaacactccgtgtatcatttcagtacgtatgTTAAcccatgggcaaaacattgttaattgtttcgacttgttgtgtagccactttgacaatggtattttattttgtattgaaaaataatatatatatattgatatacttattgctggcttactgggatgtgtattattacagaacattgcaatgtatgactatttatcatcccgcaaaaaccaggtagattgtgtttctctagttctaaggctcattcctgacgttacacgttaagtattacgtaaccaccagctcgccagagggcgtactcactgagatggtacaaaatgcctgcgcccgttatatataatagccgtcacatttaaccgttttattaatgaactatacgattatacgtattgatattaagcaataatgtgcattatatatcgttgaatatgcataccaggccaaatgccttaattgtcctcaaCTTTGACATTGATGTGTGTCTGCATGATTCTTTGGATTGTGTCAAGAACATTGTTTTTCATGAGCTGTGTTATTCACATTGACTGGACATCTTGCAAATTGACATCTGTGAATACAGAAAGAACTTGAATATTAACTTTTGATCTATATTGTGCTGGTATaccatgtttatattattttgtttcatgtgtgtTGTGATATTCTGATTCAGTCAGGTAGGAGGTTTAAATTTTAAGTTGGTCACAAACAATGGCTGTTCATTAgatgttatatttcatttttatttatttattttaagaaaattgttttaactCAGTGAATGATGTAGAGATGAGTGGCAGAGGTGTGAGTGAGCTATAATAAACAGGATAAAGTTAGGAAATACCTAGATATTAgtaattaaaattgaaaaaaaaagaaaattacaaattaaatttgGAATAAAGGTAGGGTAGGCATATTAAGATAGTCAATAGCTTAGATGTAGTTGAATTTTTGGGGTTTGTTGATTGCAAAGTACAGTGGTTTTCAGGCATTATTTATTCTTCTCTTAAACTTTTctattttctttcatttcatccCCCACACCTGCATATTTGCACTAACTAACCTACAAGAGGTTCATTGATACTTGAAGATTTAGATATTGCCCCTAGTTTGATTGCTTTTAGTAATTCTCCTAGGTTAGCAATAAATGGTCACATCTCTAATATCACTACTAGAACTGACTATTCCACCTCGTGCTACTCTTTATGAGTTACAACCAGTTAGCATTGAGGATATTCCAGAAGAGAGACATTCAGGAGATCAGGATGTAAATTATAAGATGGATTTTAAAGATGCAACTGTTGACACTGATGAACTCTGTAAGGGTAAAGCTGTTATTCAACAGTTCATAGACATTTTCTCTACTGGAGAAGATGTTGGGTTTACAGACAAAATAGTCCATCGAATTGAGCGGTCTAATGAACAACCTTTCAAACAGCGTCATCGACGAATACCACCTTCTATGTACCAGGAAGTAAAGGACCACCTTCAACAGCTGTTAACAAGTGGTATCATTAGAAAGTCATACTCACCTTCCCTAATACCATTATCGTCATTAGAAGTTGTGGAACTTCCTTACTCCTGTTGCCTCAACCCATCCTCGTCATCCTCTGCTTGGTCAACTCCTGTGCCAGGCAATTCCTCTGATTGCTCTGACGTCTGGTCGTCACCATGGGTTTTGAGATTTGAAAGAAACACAAAAGCTGCTCAGGGTTCAAAATTCATGTTTATTCCATGTTCGAGTCGTGTCCGAAGTAATAATTAAAGAccctgaaataattaaaataaaatacataaacatatatcCGACCAACactacatatactcttcaaaagaagaaacgcaaaaccacattgtcgtaacatttggagaattgatttaattattgaatggtgagtccgataattaccaaatgttgcaggattgttcacaattcactctagtccattgtgagtaagtgataggacacaccaccaaggtcaaggtcatctggagtcaataccgggtgtggcttccgcgtgtgttgacaactgcctggcaccgcctgcccattgaagcaaccagagtacggatgacgtcccgggggatggtggcccactcggcctgcaaggctgctgccagctcgggcagggtctggggctgtggttgtcgctgtcggaggcgtcggtccaactcgtcccatagatgctcaattgggttcaaatccggtgatatcgatggccaaggaaggacattaatgttgttgttctgtaggaaagccgttgtgagacgtgctgtgtgaggcctgg
Proteins encoded:
- the LOC121390289 gene encoding uncharacterized protein LOC121390289; protein product: MVVKFLDKKAIQEVDLGTPGFYSHLFFTQKKNDEWRPILNLKPLNYFVVIPSMKMETVQSVRALLQVGEWAASINLKDAYLHVPIHRDFWKYLRFLYDGRTYEFQVLPFGLATSPHVFTRVVKAVVGRVHLLDAQLPGRLVNSGGVTDGMSRGRGVRDRHDSPIGVY